A region of Allocoleopsis franciscana PCC 7113 DNA encodes the following proteins:
- a CDS encoding hydantoinase B/oxoprolinase family protein, whose translation MSASSSGDNRWQFWIDRGGTFTDIVARRPDGTLVIHKLLSENPERYTDAPVQGIRDLLGIPAELPIPAEQIEVVKMGTTVATNALLERKGDRTVLVITQGFRDALRIGYQNRPDIFARQIILPEMLYEQVIEVEERYSAQGEELIPVNVEAVRQSLQEAYEAGIRSCAIVFMHGYRYPAHEKEVATLAHTIGFTQVSVSHEVTPLMKLVSRGDTTVVDAYLSPILRRYVDRVGSQLNVDKLQDEGSPELDVDRLQAVGIAQTTLQPGNVQLSASVTLMFMQSNGGLTDAGQFQGKDSILSGPAGGIVGAVQTSAIAGFDKIISFDMGGTSTDVAHYNGEYERTFETEVAGVRMRTPMMSIHTVAAGGGSILHYDGARYRVGPESAGANPGPASYSKGGPLTVTDANVMVGKLQPEFFPKVFGPNADLPLDAEVVRQKFTQLAADIGDNRTPEQVAAGFLAIAVEKMADAIKKISLQRGYDVSEYTLCCFGGAGGQHACLIADALGMKQVFIHPFAGVLSAYGMGLADVRVLRERAVEAKLDEELLNVGAQGVAPLRQLLQELAREGKEEINHTDAEDTDHKEEEEDFQVFGKVHLRYEGTDTALIVDFGTVAAMQQQFEAAHRQQYGFIAPEKGLMVEAVSVEVVKQTYNPEEPIIERQTEEAPQPVATVQMYTADAWHETPVYQRENLQPGDCISSPALIIEATGTNIIEPGWQAEVTQHNHLVLKRIKPLDESLVVGTQVDPVLLEIFNNLFRSIAEQMGITLQNTSSSVNIKERLDFSCAIFDQQGQLVANAPHIPVHLGSMSESVSSLIEAHGDTLQPGDVYVLNNPYNGGTHLPDITVITPVFAPSPSPTLPLFYVASRGHHADIGGITPGSMPPNSTTVEQEGVLIDNFQLVEQGRFREQELRELLTSGAYPVRNIEQNIADLKAQIAANGRGVQELLRMVQHYSLEIVHAYMGYVQDNAEASVRRAIAVLNDGSFTAKLDDGNQIQVTITIDRQNLSAKIDFTGTSPQLESNFNAPSAVCKAAVLYVFRTLVNDDIPLNAGCLKPLEIIIPQGCMLNPRYPAAVVAGNVETSQAITDALYGALGVLAASQGTMNNFTFGNGRYQYYETICGGSGAGADFDGTDAVHTHMTNSRLTDPEVLEWRFPVLLEDFYIRPNSGGKGHHHGGNGVIRRVRFLEPMTAAILSSHRVVPPLGLERGETGALGKNYVQRSDGTVEELGSTAVAQMNPGDVFTIETPGGGGYGSLAT comes from the coding sequence ATGAGTGCATCTTCGTCTGGAGATAACCGCTGGCAATTCTGGATTGATCGGGGAGGGACATTCACCGATATTGTGGCGCGACGCCCGGATGGCACGTTAGTGATTCACAAGCTACTCAGTGAGAACCCGGAACGCTACACGGATGCACCAGTGCAGGGAATTCGAGACTTATTGGGGATTCCGGCTGAACTCCCGATCCCCGCTGAACAAATTGAAGTGGTAAAGATGGGGACGACGGTAGCGACGAATGCCTTGTTGGAACGAAAAGGCGATCGCACCGTTTTAGTGATTACCCAAGGTTTCCGGGATGCCTTGCGTATCGGCTATCAAAACCGTCCCGATATCTTTGCCCGTCAGATTATCCTACCTGAAATGCTCTACGAACAGGTGATTGAGGTGGAGGAGCGTTACAGTGCTCAGGGTGAAGAGTTAATTCCGGTCAATGTTGAGGCAGTCCGGCAATCTTTGCAGGAAGCTTACGAGGCGGGTATCCGTAGCTGTGCCATTGTTTTTATGCATGGATATCGCTATCCAGCACATGAGAAGGAAGTAGCCACACTAGCACACACTATCGGTTTTACCCAAGTTTCAGTATCTCATGAAGTGACACCCTTGATGAAGTTAGTCAGTCGCGGTGACACAACGGTTGTTGATGCTTATTTATCCCCGATTCTGCGTCGGTATGTGGATCGGGTGGGGAGTCAGTTGAATGTTGACAAGTTGCAGGATGAAGGTTCTCCAGAGTTGGATGTTGATCGGTTACAGGCTGTAGGTATAGCCCAAACGACGCTTCAACCAGGTAACGTGCAACTTTCAGCGTCCGTGACACTGATGTTCATGCAATCCAATGGTGGATTGACGGATGCAGGGCAGTTTCAGGGGAAAGACAGTATTTTATCTGGCCCTGCGGGGGGGATTGTCGGGGCGGTGCAAACCAGTGCGATCGCAGGATTCGACAAAATCATCAGCTTTGATATGGGTGGCACCTCTACCGATGTCGCCCACTACAACGGGGAATACGAACGCACCTTTGAGACGGAAGTGGCGGGTGTGCGGATGCGGACACCGATGATGTCGATTCACACCGTGGCGGCAGGAGGGGGTTCGATTCTGCACTATGATGGGGCGCGCTATCGGGTAGGGCCAGAGTCAGCCGGGGCAAATCCTGGCCCAGCGTCCTATTCTAAGGGTGGCCCATTGACGGTGACGGATGCCAATGTGATGGTGGGCAAGTTGCAACCGGAGTTCTTTCCCAAGGTGTTTGGCCCGAATGCAGATTTGCCGTTAGATGCAGAAGTAGTCAGGCAGAAGTTTACTCAGTTGGCGGCGGATATTGGGGATAATCGCACACCGGAACAGGTGGCGGCGGGATTTTTGGCGATCGCCGTTGAGAAAATGGCGGATGCGATTAAGAAAATCTCGCTTCAGCGGGGGTATGACGTTTCGGAGTATACCTTGTGCTGTTTTGGCGGTGCGGGGGGACAACATGCTTGTTTGATTGCCGATGCGTTGGGGATGAAGCAGGTGTTTATTCATCCTTTTGCCGGGGTGTTGTCGGCGTATGGGATGGGTTTGGCGGATGTCCGAGTATTGCGGGAACGGGCAGTAGAGGCGAAGTTAGATGAGGAATTGCTTAATGTAGGGGCGCAAGGCGTTGCGCCCTTACGGCAGTTGTTGCAGGAGTTGGCGAGAGAGGGGAAGGAGGAAATTAACCACACAGACGCAGAGGACACAGATCACAAAGAAGAAGAGGAGGATTTTCAAGTTTTTGGCAAGGTGCATCTGCGCTATGAGGGGACGGATACGGCGCTGATTGTGGATTTTGGGACGGTTGCGGCGATGCAGCAGCAGTTTGAGGCGGCGCATCGGCAACAGTATGGATTTATTGCACCGGAGAAGGGGTTGATGGTTGAGGCGGTTTCGGTTGAGGTGGTGAAACAGACGTATAACCCGGAAGAACCGATCATTGAACGTCAGACAGAAGAGGCACCGCAACCCGTCGCAACCGTTCAGATGTACACGGCAGATGCATGGCACGAGACGCCAGTCTATCAGCGAGAGAATTTACAACCGGGAGATTGCATTTCTAGTCCTGCCCTAATTATTGAAGCGACGGGTACGAATATCATTGAACCGGGTTGGCAGGCAGAGGTAACCCAGCACAATCATTTAGTCTTGAAGCGCATCAAACCCCTAGATGAGAGTTTAGTCGTCGGCACCCAAGTCGATCCCGTGTTATTAGAAATCTTTAACAACCTATTTCGTTCTATTGCTGAACAAATGGGGATTACGCTCCAAAATACCAGTTCCTCCGTCAACATCAAAGAACGACTCGACTTTTCCTGCGCCATCTTCGACCAACAAGGACAGTTAGTTGCGAATGCACCCCATATCCCTGTGCATTTAGGCTCAATGAGCGAAAGCGTGAGCAGTTTAATTGAAGCACACGGCGATACCCTTCAACCGGGAGATGTGTATGTCCTGAATAACCCTTACAACGGCGGCACTCATCTCCCCGATATTACGGTGATTACCCCAGTCTTTGCACCCTCTCCCTCTCCCACTCTGCCACTCTTCTACGTGGCTTCGCGGGGACACCATGCAGACATCGGTGGGATTACTCCCGGTTCGATGCCTCCCAATAGTACAACGGTAGAGCAGGAAGGGGTGTTAATTGACAACTTCCAGTTAGTTGAACAAGGACGTTTCCGAGAACAAGAATTGAGAGAACTTCTCACTTCTGGCGCTTACCCAGTCAGGAATATCGAGCAAAATATTGCCGACTTGAAAGCGCAAATTGCCGCCAATGGACGCGGTGTGCAAGAGTTGCTGCGGATGGTGCAGCACTACTCCTTAGAGATCGTGCACGCTTACATGGGTTATGTACAGGATAATGCTGAGGCATCCGTGCGTCGTGCGATCGCAGTTCTCAATGATGGTAGTTTCACCGCTAAGCTGGATGATGGCAATCAAATTCAGGTAACCATTACCATTGATCGCCAAAATCTCAGCGCCAAGATTGATTTTACTGGCACGTCTCCCCAATTAGAGAGTAATTTTAATGCGCCGTCTGCCGTGTGCAAAGCCGCTGTTTTGTATGTCTTCCGCACCTTGGTAAATGACGATATTCCCCTCAATGCCGGCTGCCTCAAACCCCTAGAAATTATCATTCCCCAAGGCTGTATGTTGAACCCACGCTATCCTGCTGCTGTAGTTGCAGGAAATGTGGAAACCTCCCAAGCCATTACTGATGCCTTGTATGGTGCCTTAGGAGTCTTAGCCGCCTCTCAGGGAACAATGAATAATTTTACCTTTGGTAATGGGCGCTATCAATACTACGAAACCATCTGCGGCGGTTCGGGTGCGGGTGCTGATTTCGATGGCACAGATGCCGTGCATACTCACATGACTAATTCTCGCCTGACTGACCCGGAAGTGTTGGAATGGCGGTTCCCTGTTTTGTTAGAAGATTTCTACATTCGTCCCAATAGTGGCGGTAAGGGACATCATCATGGTGGCAATGGAGTAATTCGGCGGGTTCGTTTCTTGGAACCCATGACAGCGGCAATTCTTTCGAGTCATCGTGTTGTTCCTCCCTTGGGATTGGAGAGAGGTGAAACGGGTGCTTTAGGCAAGAATTATGTGCAACGGAGTGATGGAACGGTGGAAGAATTAGGAAGTACTGCGGTTGCACAAATGAATCCGGGAGATGTGTTTACAATTGAAACACCTGGAGGCGGGGGATATGGTTCGCTCGCTACCTAA